From one Gadus morhua chromosome 8, gadMor3.0, whole genome shotgun sequence genomic stretch:
- the bcl10 gene encoding B-cell lymphoma/leukemia 10, with protein sequence MDVHLTEDEMADIKKDVLNKLRPYLVTKIRAERHFDYLRSRRIMTRDDAEEMTSQPTQSRRASTLLDLLSDNPHGLDVLIESIQLSRCQNFIIAKITDEVQKAKNEKIEALKAASTPPTANTLSVQRAAPGGGNDLSKTFSEDSTMLYHPDGEASPGASLLPGSLELKPQKDGGGGGGGGSGGASVTGWDMPASSSMSTAPSTLPRPGDPGAPALPEEMLAEESLSPTMDLDTLQCSGGADLNFQPLRSRSTTSPMYAAMPAKQQNPKLFLS encoded by the exons ATGGATGTTCACCTTACAGAAGATGAAATGGCAGACATTAAAAAAGAC GTGCTGAACAAACTGAGGCCCTACCTGGTCACCAAGATCAGAGCCGAGCGCCACTTCGACTACCTGCGCTCCCGCCGCATCATGACGCGGGACGACGCGGAGGAGATGACCTCCCAGCCCACGCAGTCCAGGCGCGCCAGCACCCTGCTGGACCTCCTGAGCGACAACCCCCACGGGCTGGACGTGCTGATCGAGTCCATCCAGCTGTCCCGCTGCCAGAACTTCATCATCGCCAAGATCACGGACGAGGTCCAGAAGGCCAAGAACGAGAAGATCGAGGCGCTGAAAG CCGCCAGCACTCCTCCGACCGCCAACACCCTGAGCGTCCAGCGAGCCGCCCCCGGCGGCGGCAACGACCTCTCCAAGACGTTCTCCGAGGACTCCACCATGCTCTACCACCCGGATGGCGAGGCGAGCCCCGGCGCCTCGCTCCTCCCGGGGTCCCTCGAACTCAAGCCTCAGAaagacggcggcggcggcggcggcggcggcagcggcggggcCTCGGTGACAGGATGGGACATGCCGGcgtcctcctccatgtccacggcgccctccaccctccccaggCCCGGGGACCCAGGGGCGCCCGCCCTGCCGGAGGAGATGCTGGCGGAGGAGTCGTTGTCCCCGACCATGGACCTCGACACGCTCCAGTGCAGCGGCGGCGCCGACCTGAACTTTCAGCCCCTCAGGTCGCgctccaccaccagccccatgTATGCTGCCATGCCAGCCAAACAGCAAAACCCAAAACTGTTCCTGTCGTAa
- the LOC115548360 gene encoding CCN family member 1, which yields MWVFSAALIVCGMLKLASPCPRECRCSAAAPRCAAGVSLAADDCGCCMACGRQLNEDCGRMQPCDRTKGLKCNFGAGHGAAYGICRAKSEGRSCEYNNRIYQNGESFRPNCRHQCTCMDAAVACISLCPHKVALSKPGCEKHRLVKSPGRCCEQLVCSDEGGKRWRPLIEEPGPGETLKSGHFSDAKDELALVSDGYSSFAASTTEPDGPMLMSGPGRCLAQSNPWSPCSTSCGMGVSARLSNSNSRCKLTRETRMCEVRPCTKTAFPSPKASGKCNPTEKAAGRPVKLSHMGCGSFKKFQLRFCGTCSDGLCCRPNRTQTVAVRFGCEDGRTFSYNVMMIQACKCEPDCTSDGSYGPRVSPRHGNAVH from the exons ATGTGGGTGTTTTCCGCGGCTCTGATCGTATGTGGGATGTTGAAGTTG GCGTCCCCGTGCCCCAGGGAGTGCAGGTGCAGCGCCGCAGCCCCGCGGTGCGCAGCAGGAGTGTCTTTGGCGGCGGACGACTGCGGCTGCTGTATGGCGTGCGGTCGGCAGCTCAATGAGGACTGCGGCCGGATGCAGCCCTGCGACCGCACCAAGGGGCTGAAATGCAACTTTGGAGCAGGTCACGGAGCAGCATACGGCATCTGCAGGG CCAAATCAGAAGGAAGATCCTGCGAGTACAACAACAGGATCTACCAGAACGGGGAGAGCTTTCGACCAAACTGCAGACACCAGTGCACCTGTATGGACGCTGCTGTGGCATGCATCTCCCTGTGCCCCCACAAAGTGGCGCTGTCCAAACCGGGGTGTGAGAAGCACCGGTTGGTGAAATCCCCCGGGCGTTGCTGTGAGCAGCTGGTCTGTTCGGATGAGGGAGGAAAGAGATGGAGACCTCTGATCGAAGAGCCCGGCCCTGGGGAGACACTTAAGTCGGGACATTTCTCGGACGCCAAGGATGAGCTGGCTCTCGTTAGCGATGGATACAGCTCCTTTGCGG CTTCAACGACGGAACCTGACGGCCCCATGCTCATGTCGGGACCCGGGAGGTGCCTGGCCCAGAGCAACCCCTGGTCCCCCTGCTCTACGTCCTGTGGCATGGGGGTCTCCGCCCGGCTGTCCAACAGTAACAGCCGGTGCAAGCTGACCAGGGAGACTCGGATGTGTGAAGTTCGCCCATGCACCAAAACTGCATTCCCCAGCCCAAAA GCGTCTGGGAAATGCAATCCCACCGAGAAGGCCGCCGGCCGACCGGTGAAGTTGTCCCACATGGGCTGCGGTAGCTTCAAGAAGTTCCAGCTCAGGTTCTGTGGGACCTGCTCCGACGGTCTGTGCTGCCGTCCCAACCGGACCCAGACAGTGGCCGTGCGCTTTGGCTGCGAGGACGGGAGGACCTTCAGCTACAACGTCATGATGATCCAGGCCTGCAAGTGTGAGCCTGACTGCACCAGCGACGGCAGCTACGGACCACGGGTGTCCCCCAGACACGGCAACGCCGTCCACTGA